Genomic segment of Rhodococcus rhodochrous:
GCGAGGCCGACAAGCCCGAGGTAACGGTCCTCAACGTGACGTTGCCGTTCGACGAGGAGACGATCGAGTACCAGATCGGCCAGGCCAAGGACGGCCAGGACACCATCTCGCTGTTCGGCCGCACCCTGCCGATCATCCTCGGCATCCTCGGCGTCATCCTGCTGATCGTCGGCTTCGTGCTCGGCATCCGCGGCGGCGGCAACCGTCGTCCGGCCACCGCGACCGGCGGCCCCGCTCCGGCAGGCCCGGCCACGACCACGGTCGGCCCGGCGCATTCGGCCGGCGCGCAGCACGATCACACCGATGACCGCACCGAGGTCATCCCGCGCCAGACCGACCCGAACGCGCAGCAGCGCGACTGGACGACCGATCAGACGCAGGAGATCCCGCGCACCGATCTGCGGAAGCCTCCGACGCAGGAGTGATCGTCCGTTGGACGAATCGAACCGCCCCTCACCGATCCCGGTGGGGGGCGGTCTCGTTCGTGGGTGACCCGTCGGTGGACGGGGCCGCTGCAGCCCCGCGCAGAGCGAGCACCGCGACCACCGCGGCCGTCGCCGCGGCCACACCGACGGCGACGGCGATGAACTGCCGCAGGGTCGACGCCACCGTGAACATCAGCACCGCCTCGAGGACGAGGCCCGCCCACGCGACGAGCGCGAGATGGGTGCGTTCCCCGGCGATCGCCGACAGCAGCGCGCCCTGCAGGACCGCCAGACACGCACCCTGCAACGCGAACAGCCACAGCAGCGACTGCACCGGCCCGTAGGCGTCGCCGACCAGCATCGGGACGATCGGTGCGCAAATCGCCGCGCCGGCGACGAGCACCGCGCCGATCGCGACGAGGACGGTGAGCGCCGACCGCACCGCCGCCGCCGACTGGGCGGGGTTCGCCATCCGCGGATAGAGCACCACACCGACCGCCTGCGGCAACCAGAAGGCGACCTTCGTCGCCACCGCCCCCAGTGCGTACAGGCCGGCCGAGTCGGGGTCGAGCAGCATGCGGGCGAGCAGCAGGTCGAGCGACGTGAGGGCGATGAGGGCCAGCTGCACCTGGGAGGCACGCAGCACCGCCCCGGCGGTCGGGACCGGCTCCGTCCTCCCACCCGACGTCCGGCCCACGAGCACGCTCGCGGCCAGCGCGACCACGCCCGTGCCGAGCGCCCCGGCGAACAGCGCGGCGCCGGGACCTCCTCCGACGGCGAGCACCGCCACGGCCGGCACCACCTTCGCGATGCCCGCGGCGGCCAGGACGACGCTGAGCGCCGCGAACCTGCCCCGCCCCTGCAGCAGACCCTGTTCGGCAGCGAGGAGGACGAGCAGCGGCGCGGTGACGAGCGATCCGAACGCTCCCCCGACGCTCGTGTCGAGCGCCCACGCCACGACGGGCACGAGAAGCATCGCGACGACGAAGGCGAGCACGGCGCAGCGATAACCGAGACGGCGCAACGCCGCGGCACCGGTGCCGTGCACGGCCTCCCGGGCGACGACCGTCTGCAACGCCAGCGCCGGCACCGCGAGGACGAGCTGCGCGGCGAGCAGGCTCGCGAACTCGCCGTATCCGGCGGGCCCGAGCCAACGTCCCGCCGGCAGGTGCAACAGATAGGACGCGAGGTTCGCGGTCATCGCACCGACCGTCACCAGCGTCATGCCGGCGACGGCGGTACCCGTCGAACCACGGGTGGTCTCGGTGCCCTCCGACGCGGGTCGGGGTGTTCGCGGCATCCGCTCATCCTCCCATCCGGAACGACACCGTATTCTGCCGCCATGCCACGCCCGGAGTCGTCCCGCATCTCCACGACGGCGGCTCTCCCGGCGGTCTGGTCCCTCGTCCTGACGGTCGCGGTGCTCGGCCCGTTCCTCGTCTCCCCCGGCTACCTGCTCTTCCGCGACGCGGTGAGCACTCCCCGATCGTTCCCCACCGACTCCGCACTCGGTCTGTCCGACGCCGCCGCCCGCGCGGTTCCGCAGGACGCCCTGCTGGCGTGGGTGAGCACCGTCGTCGACGGTGGTGTCGCGGTCACGGCGCTGCTCGTCGCGTCGTTGTGGGCGGCGGGGTGGGGTGCGGCGCGGCTGGTCGCGGTGGTGCTGCCGACGAGCGGAACCGGTGCCCGGCTCGTCGCGGCGACGGTCGCGATCTGGAATCCCTATGTCGCCGAGCGGTTGCTGCAGGGCCACTGGAGTCTGCTCGCCGGGTACGCCGCGCTGCCGTGGACGATCTGCGCGGCCGTCGCGATCCGGCGGCGGAGACGCGGCGGGTGGGCGTCGTCGGCGGTCTGCCTGGCCGCCGCGGGGCTGACCCCGACCGGGGCCCTGCTGGCGATCGTCACGGCCTGCGCCGTCCTCGTCGCCCCCGGCGGCCGGACGCGGGTACTGCCGCGCGTGGGCGGCACGCTCGCGCTGGGTGTCGCGGTGTCGTTGCCGTGGCTGGTCGCGACGGCACTCGCCGGTGGCGGCACCGAAGCCGACCCGGCCGGTGTGCGCGCCTTCGCCGCCCGGGCCGAACCGCTGCTCGGCACGATCGGTTCGGTGGCGGGACTCGGCGGGATCTGGAACGCCGAATCCGTCCCCACCTCGCGCACCACCGCATGGGCGCTGATGGGCACCCTGCTGCTGCTCGCCGTGGTGGCGTGCGGGGTGCCGGCGCTGTGGCGGCGACGCAGGAATCCGGTGATCGTGGCGGTCGTGGTGCCCGCCGTCCTCGCGGTGCTCGTCGTCGCCCTCGCCGCGACCGGACCGGGACTCGCCGTCGGTGAATGGGCGATGGTGAACGTGCCCGGCGCGGGACTGCTGCGCGACACCCAGAAGTGGGTCGCGTGGGCGATGCCCGCCTACACGCTCGCCGCGGCGGCCGGCACGACCGTCCTCGCGCGGCGCTTCGCGGCGCCCGAACCGGTGTGGGCGCTGGCCGCGATCGCCGTCGTGCTGGTCGCGCTGCCCGACCTGGTGTGGGGTGTGGGCGGGCAACTGCAGCCCGTGCGCTATCCGCCGGGCTGGGAACGGGTGTCGCAGATCGTCACGGTCGACGACGGCGACGTGGCGGTGCTGCCCGCCGGCATGTTCCGGGTCTTCGACTTCTCCGGGCCCGTGCCGGTGCTCGATCCGTCCCCGCGCATGCTGCGCGCCGACGTCCTGCAGACCGGAACCCTGATCGTCGCCGAGGGCAGTGTCGCCGGGGAGGGTCGCCGCGCGGAGGACGTCGAAGCCTTGCTGCTGTCCGGCGCGGACCCGAGTGCGCTCGCCGCGCGCGGGGTGGGCTGGGTGCTCGTCGAGCACGGCACGCCGGGCGAACTCGGCGACTCACAAAGCACACTCGACACGCTCGAACCCGCCTACCGCGACGAGGATCTGAGCCTGTACCGGGTGGAGGGCGTCACCTCGACCCCGTCGCCCCACCGCGCCCTGGCGATCGGGGCGCACGTGGCGTGGTTACTGGTACTGGCCGGCGGCGCTGGGTGCGCGCTCGGGCAGCGGGTCGGCGAGAGTCGACGGCTCGTCGGCGCGCGGGAACAGCCCTGAGACGGTGTGCCCGAAGGTCGTGACGGACAGGACCTCGTGCACGCCCTCCCCCGTGGCCTCCCACGAGAACTCGCCGGCGCGGATGCGGGCCTTGTTGCCGAGCTGACGACGACGGTCGGCGTCGGCGAGCAGATCGGCGACGGCGGCGGTCAGTTCGGCGGGTGAGTCCACGAGCACTCCGGTCACGCCGTCGATGATCGAATCGGTCAGTCCCTTGGAACTGCGGTAACCGATGGTGGGCACACCGTGCTGGGCGGCCTCGACCACCGCGAGACCCCACCCCTCCTTGCGTGAGGGCATCACGTGAACCCAGGCGCGGGCGAGCAATTCGTGCTTGCGCTGTTCGTCGACGTGGCCGTGGAAGGTGACGGCGTCGCCGATGCCCAGTTCTGCGGCCGCATCGCGGAGGTTCTGCTCCCACCAGCCGCCGCCGATGACGTCGAGATGCAGACCGGGGACGGTGCCGCGCAGCGCCGCGACCGCGGCGAGGGCATCCTCGATCTGCTTGTGCGGCACCAGCCGTGAGAGCACGCACACGCTCGGGTGGGCCGTGCGTGTGTCGTCGCCCCCCACTGCGACACCGGTGGGGACGGCGTCGACACCATTGCGGACCACGGCGATCCGTTCCCGGTCGACGCCGAGAGCGCGCAGCTCGTCGGCGGACGGAAGGGAGACGGTGAGGTACTGGTTGCGGCGGTGCACGCGCGGCGACAGGGACGACTCGATCCACCAGCCGAGCTTGGCCATCAGCCTGCCTGCGACCGGCCACTGCTCGCGATGACAGTGGTGCACGAGCACCGTGACGGGGGCACCGGCGACGAGCCGGGCGAAGAACGGGATGCCGTTCTGGGTGTCGATGACGGCGTCGGGACGGATACCGGCGAGGGGGCCGACACCGAATCTGCCCGCGAGGATCGCGGCGAGCGCGCGCGGATAGACGGTGAGCCGTCCCCCACCGCGACTGACGGTGATGCCGTCGATCCGGTCCCGCTCGGGAGCTCCGGGATAGGAGGCGGTCCTCAGGACGACGCGGACGCCGCGCGCCGCGAGTTGCGCCCCGACCTGTTCGAGATACCGCTCGCTGCCACCGCCCTGCGGATGCCCGCTATCGCGCCAGCAGAGCAGCAGAACCTCCCGCACGCGGTGACCCCCCTGTATGTCGACTCGACCACCCGGCCGGGCAGATGTGACTCGGACGATGACAAGGACACAGTAGCGGGTGCCGGTCGGCGACAGGTGAGGGACGAGCGCGGGGCCCGCACTAAGGTGACTGGACGTGCCATCGACGACCCGACCCCGCACCGACGTGACCCGGCTGTTCGCCCGCCGCGCCACACTGCGCCGTTCCGTGGGGTTGCTCGGCAGCTTCCGGTTCGAACAGACGGAACCGGAGAAGTTCTACGGTGGTCTCGCGCGCGACACCGTCGACCTCATCGGCGATCTCTACACGGGGCTGACCGGCGCCGATCTGACGGGCACCACGGTCGTCGACGTCGGCGGTGGACCGGGTTACTTCGCGGATGCGTTCACCGAGGTGGGTTCGCGGTACGTGCCGATCGAGCCCGACCCGTCGGAGATGCACGCCGCCGGTCTGCAGGTGGGCGGTGCGATCCGCGGCTCGGGCCTGGCACTGCCGCTGCGTACCGGATCGGTGGACGTGTGCTTCTCGTCGAACGTCGCCGAACATGTTCCGACGCCGTGGGTGATGGCCGACGAGATGCTGCGCGTCACGCGTCCCGGCGGACTGATGGTGCTGTCGTACACCCTGTGGTGGGGGCCGTTCGGCGGGCACGAGACCGGTCCGTGGCACGCCTTCGGCGGCGAGTACGCGGCCCGGCGCTACGCCCGCAAACACGGCCGGGAACCGAAGAACCGGTACGGGGTGTCGCTGTTCGACGTCGGCGCGAGCGACGGTCTGCGCTGGGCACGTTCGACACCCGACGGTGAACTGCTCGCGGCGTTCCCCCGCTACCACCCGAACTGGGCGTGGTGGCTCGTGAACGTGCCCGGTGTCCGAGAGTTCCTCGTCAGCAACCTGGTCCTGGTCCTGCGGCGACGCTGACCCGTCGCTTAATGTCGTCGCCATGACCGCACTGGCCCTGGACGTCGGCGGCACCAAGCTCGCCGCGGCCGTCGCCGCCGACGACGGCACCCCGCTCGAAGCCCGTTCCGTGCCGGTCCCCCGCAAGGACGTGTGGGACGCGTGCGCGGGGCTGCTCCGGGAGGTCGCGGAGGTCGGTGAGGAACCGGTGACCGCCGTGGGTATCGCCGCGGCAGGACCGGTCGACACGAACGCCGGGACGATCGGCCCGATCAACATCTCCGAGTGGAGTTCCGGCTTCGCACTCGTCGACGCCGTGCGTTCGGTGTTCCCCGAGGCGCGTGTCGATCTGGTGATGGACGGTGCGGCCGCGACCCTCGCCGAACAGCGCTTCGGTGCCGGACGTGACGTCGCCGACCTGCTCGGGGTCGTGCTCGGCACCGGCATCGGCGGCGGTCTCGTGCTCGGCGGCCGGATCGTGCGCGGCCGCACCGGAAACGCCGGCCACATAGGGCACGTCGTCTCGCCCTACGGCACGACGGTGTGCGCGTGCGGAGGCGTCGGCTGCATCGAGACCGTGGCGAGCGGCCCGTCGGCGGTGCGCTGGGCCCGTGCCCACGGCTGGCAAGGCCCCGACGGTGTCGCACTGGCCGCGGACGCCGAGTCCGGGGTCGGCGTCGCCGCCGCGGCACTCGAACGGGCCGGGACGGCGCTGGGGCAGGTCATCGCGTCGGCAGCGGCACTGGTGGATGTGGGACGGGTGGTCGTCGGCGGAGGCTTCGCGCAATCGGGCGGGCACCTGTGGCGGCCGATGCTCGCGTCGGCGGCCCGGCACGCCCGCCTGCGGTTCGTACAGGACCTGCAGATCGTCCCCGCCGAACTCGGCGCACTGGGCACTCTCACCGGCGCATCGATCGTCGCCGCAGGTCACGACTGGATAACCTGACCCGGCACACCGGGCTTTCCGGCCTACCCTGAGGACCACATCGGAGTCCCGGCGGAAACCGGTAGCGGGCCGCCGGGATGCTCTGCGAGCAGATCGGCGGTACCGGATGCGGATTGCTGACATTTTGCGGAACAAGGGTTCGGCGGTGCACACGGTCGGGCCCGACACCACGGTATGCGAGCTCATCGGCGACTTCGCGCGGTTCAACATCGGCGCGATGGTGGTGTGCGAGGGCAGGAGCGTCGCCGGGATCGTCACCGAACGCGACGTCGTACGCGCCCTCCACGAACGGGGCCCCTCGATCCTCGCCGCGCCGGCACACGAACTGATGTCCCGGACGGTGACGACCTGCCTGCCCACCGATTCGGTCGACAGTCTCGCCGAGACCATGACCGAACAACGGATCCGGCACCTGCCGGTCGTGGTGGACTCTCAGCTGGTCGGGATCGTCAGTATCGGCGACGTGGTCAAGAGCCGCATCGACGAACTACAGACCGAACGCGACCAGCTCGCCTCGTACATCCACGACGGTGGCTGACTTGTCGTTCCACGACGGTGGCTGACTTGTCGTTCCACGACGGTGGCTGACTTGTCGTTCCACGACGGTGGCTGACTTGTCGTTCCACGACGGTGGCTGACTTGTCGTTCCACGACGGTGGCCGATCTGTCGTTCCACGACGGTGGATGAAGCCTGATCAGTTCTCGCCGGTCGCATCGTCGGGAGCCGTGTCCCCGGTGGCACTGTCCTCCGCGGCACTCTCGTCTGTGGCACTCGGGCGGTCGAGGATGCTCACGCTCATCCCGTAGGGCAGGAACCGCACCGAACGTCGCGGGTCGGTGTTGCCCTTGAGCGTGCGCAGCGCGTCGAGTTCGGTGCGATGGACCTGGTCGACGCGGGCCACGCCGTCGTCGTCGGTGGTGTAGACGACCCAGACGCCGTCGCCCTTCTCACCGGTGGTCTCGGGCCGCGGCTGCGTGCGCGTCGGCGCTACCGGCGGCTCGAGGAACGAGAAGATGCGGTCCTTCAGTTCCCGCAGTTCCTCACCGGCTTCCCGCACCACGCGGTCGAGATCGTCGGGGTCGAACCCGAACGGATTGTTCTCCGCCATGTCATGTCTCCTGACCGTTGGGCACCCTCCAGTGTGGTGACGGTCGCCGATTCGCGCCACCCGGCTCCTCCCCCGCCCCTACTGTGCAGCCGAGGGAGGAAGAGACATCGATGGTGAACGACACGGATCTGCAGCATCTGCGGCGGTGCGTCGAACTCGCGGAGGAGGCGGTCGCGGCCGGCGACGAGCCGTTCGGGTCGGTGCTCGTCGATGCGGACGGCAAGGTCCTGGCCGAGGACCGCAACCGCGTCGCAGGCGGCGACAGCACCCGGCATCCCGAGTTCGAGCTCGCACGATGGGCCGCCGAACATCTCGAACCCGACCGGCGCGCCACCGCGACCGTCTACACCTCCGGTGAGCACTGCCCGATGTGTGCGGCCGCGCACGGCTGGGTCGGCCTGGGGCGGATCGTCTACGCGGCGTCCTCCGAGCAACTCGTCCGGTGGCTCGACGAGATGGGCGTGCCACCGGCACCGGTCCGTCCACTGCCGATCCGCGAGGTCGTGCCGGATGCCGTCGTCGACGGGCCCGTTCCCGAACTCGAACAGGAGATCCGCCTGCTGCACCGGCGCTGCCACCTCGGGGAGTGAGGCCGTCCGGTCCCATTCGATCTGGTGACCCTCTGGCCTCAGGCTGTAACGTGTTCTAGTGTTCGGGGTCACAGCACCGCGGCGCGCTCGACGGCCGCGCGATCCGAGACGTGAGCACACAGCAACGGATGAGGAAGACATGACCGACTACGACAAGTTGTTCATCGGCGGCGAATGGGTGGCACCGTCGACCGACGAGAGACTCGAGGTGTTCTCCCCCGCCACCGAGGAGCGCGTCGGCTCCGTGCCGGTCGCGGGACCGAAGGACGTCGACGCCGCGGTCGCCGCCGCCCGGCGTGCCTTCGACGACGGGCCGTGGCCGCGCACGTCGCCGGCCGAACGCGCCCAGGTACTCGCCAAGGCCATCTCGCTCATCGAGCAGCGCAACGACGAGATCGCCGGCGTCATCGCCTCCGAACTCGGACAGCCGGGCCCCTCCGTCCAGATGGTGCAGATGACCCCGGCCCTGGGCACGCTGAACTACTATGCCGGACTGGCGGACTCGTTCAACTGGGTCGAGGAACGGACCGGGTCCTTCGGCCGCACCCGCGTCACCCGCGAACCGGTCGGCGTCGTCGCCGCCGTCATCGCGTGGAACGTGCCGCTGTTCCTGTGCGCCAACAAGATCGCACCCGCCCTGCTCGCCGGATGCTCGGTGGTGCTCAAGCCCGCACCCGAGGCTCCGCTGGCCGTGAACCTCATCGCCGAGATCTTCACCGAGGCAGGTCTTCCCGAAGGCGTGCTGTCGGTGGTTCCGGGCGGCGCCGAGACCGGCGAGAACCTCGTGTCCCATCCCGACATCGACAAGATCACCTTCACCGGTTCGACCGCGGTGGGCAAGCACATCGGCGAGATCGCAGCACGCAACCTCAAGCGCTGCTCACTCGAACTCGGCGGCAAGTCCGCGGCCATCGTCCTCGAGGACGCCGACCTCGACTCCACCATCGCCATGCTCGTGATGTCGGGGCTCATCAACACCGGTCAGGCATGTGTCGGCCAGACACGCATCCTGGCTCCGCGCTCCCGCTACGACGAGGTCGTCGAGAAGGTCGCCGGCGCAACCGCATTCTTCCCCGTCGGCCCTCCCGGCGACGAGGCCGCGCAGATCGGTCCGCTGATCTCCGCCAAGCAGCGCGACCGCGTCGAGGGCTACATCGCCAAGGGCAAGGAAGAGGGTGCCCGCGTCGTGATCGGCGGCGGCCGTCCGGCGCACCTCGACAAGGGTTACTTCGTCGAGCCGACGATCTTCGCCGACGTCGACAACTCGATGACGATCGCCCGTGAGGAGATCTTCGGTCCCGTGCTGTGCGTGCTGCCCTACGACAGCGTCGACGAGGCCGTGAAGATCGCCAACGACTCCGACTACGGCCTCGCCGGTTCGGTGTACACCACCGACATCGAGAAGGGCCTCGAGATCGCGTCGCGTGTGCGCACCGGAACGTACGGAATCAACTGGTACGCATTCGATCCCGGTTCGCCGTTCGGCGGCTTCAAGAACTCGGGCATCGGGCGTGAGAACGGCCCCGAAGGACTCGAGGCGTTCTGCGAACTGAAGTCCGTGCTCTACCCGCCCGGCTACGAGGGCTGATCCCCGACGACGAGGGGGAGGATATGTGCGTTCTCGACGGAGAACTCGCACATATCCTCCCCCTCGTTCGTGTTTCGGGAGGACGCGACCTCAGATGTACATCGCGGGATCGATGTACGTCGTCGGATCCACGAGCGGTTCGTGCTTCTTGCGGGACCGGACGGTCGCGGGGATACCAGTGGCGATCGAATCCTCCGGCACGTCGTGGGTGACCACGGCGTTGGCGCCGATCGCGCTGTCGTCGCCGATCACCACCGGGCCGAGGACCTTCGCCCCCGTCCCGACGGTGACACGGTTGCCCAGCGTCGGATGACGCTTCTCCTTCGCCAGCGACCGGCCGCCGAGCGTCACGCCGTGGTAGAGCATCACGTCGTCGCCGATCTCGGCCGTCTCACCGATGACCACGCCCATGCCGTGGTCGATGAAGAACCGCCGGCCGATGGTCGCGCCGGGGTGGATCTCGATGCCGGTGAGGAACCGGGTGAACTGCGCGAGGATCCGCGCAGGTCCCTTCAGGGCGGGCACCTGCCACATCCGGTGCGCGATGCGGTGCGACCAGATCGCGTGCAGCCCCGAATAGACGATGGCGTTCTCCGCGTCGCTGCGCGCGGCCGGATCGTGGCCGCGCGCCGACTGCAGATCCTCCCGGAGAGTGTGCAGGATACCCACGACGGCGATCAGTCCCGGATGTGCTCGAAGAGCGGGGTGGAGATGTAGCGCTCGCCGAAGTCGGGAACGACGACGACGATCAGCTTGCCGGCGTTCTCCGGACGCTTCGCGATCTCGAGTGCGGCCCACACGTTGGCGCCGGCCGAGATGCCGCCGAGGATGCCCTCGTCGGTGCCCAGGCGACGGGCGACCTCGATGGCGTCGTCGAACTTCACGTCGACGATCTCGTCGTAGATCTCGCGGTCGAGAACCTCGGGCACGAAGTTTGCGCCGATGCCCTGGATCTTGTGCGGTCCGGGCTCACCGCCGGTGAGGATCGGCGAGTCGGCGGGCTCGACACCGACGATCTTCACGTCGGGCTTGCGGGCCTTGAGGGTGCGGCCGACACCGGTGAGCGTGCCACCCGTGCCGATACCCGCGACGAAGATATCGACGGCACCGTCGGTGTCGTTCCAGACCTCTTCACCGGTGGTGCGCTCGTGGATCTCCGGGTTCGCCGGGTTGCCGAACTGGCGGGCCAGGATGGCGTTCTCGGTGTTCGCGACGATCTCCTCGGCCTTCGCGACGGCGCCCTTCATGCCCTCGGAACCCGGGGTCAGGACGATCTCGGCACCGTAGGCGCGGAGCATGACGCGACGCTCGGTCGACATCGTCTCGGGCATCGTGAGGATGACCTTGTAGCCGCGGGCAGCGCCGACCATGGCGAGCGCGATACCGGTGTTGCCGGAGGTGCCCTCGACGATCGTGCCGCCGGGCTTCAGCTCACCGGACTTCTCGGCGGCGTCGATGATCGCGACACCGATGCGGTCCTTGACGCTGTTGGCCGGGTTGTAGAACTCGAGCTTCGCGGCGACGGTGGCGCCAGCGCCCTCGGTCAGACGGTTGAGCTTGACGATCGGGGTGCGCCCGACCAGCTCGGTGACGTTGTTGTAGATGCCGCTCATACTGGGCCGATCCCTCCTTGCGGTCGTCGCGACGACCGGGTCGTTTCCGTCACACCATTGCATCATCTGCTGGTACGTGCTGTGCAGCCGGGGAGCCGTGCGCTCACCCGGCCACGCGCATGCGCGGGCACAGTGCAGCGGCGACGGTTTGTCGGTCCGGCGTACACGGGTACTCAACGTCATCGGCCGCCTCGATCTTCCCGACAGCCACTGTGGCGTACGTCCTCGATCCGGCGACCGGCAGATCTGTCCGTCCGTACCGGTGAGGAGACGACGGTGGTCGACTTCAGCAGGGTCGTGCAGAACGCGGGCCGAGTCGTGGAGAACGCTAACAGGGCGATCGACGACGCCGGCCGCTCGGTGGGTGGCTTCGTCCGGCGTGCCGTCGACCGGCCCGTCGACGCCCGGAGACCGCAGACGGTGACCGTCGCGGCTCCGCGCGCACAGGTCATGCAGTTCTGGCGTGATCCCGAGAACCTGAGCAGAGTCTTCGGCGACCACGTGCGGGTGGAGACGGTCGAAGCGAACCGGCTGCGCTGGACATGGGAGGGCCCCGGCGGAACGACGACCTGGGACACCCGCGTCGACGTCACCTCGGAAGGGCTCGCATTCGTCGGTGAGGACGACGCGGACACCCCGGGTCCGCGCGTGGTGCTCGCGGTGTCCGACGCGCCCCGGGGCGGTACCGAGATGACCCTGCGCGCCGAGGTTCCCGTCCCCGATCTCGTCACCGGGGCCCTGACCTTCACCGCGCTCTACCGTGCGCGGGCCCTCATGCAGACCGGTGAGATCCCCACCCTGCAGGGCAGTCCGAGTGCCCGCGAATCGGAAGGAGACGCCTGATGCGAGCGCTGTGCTGGATGGGTGTGAACGAGTTGTCGGTGGAGACGGTCGACGATCCCGGCCTGGTCAACCCGCACGACGTGATCGTGCGGGTCCGACTCACCACGACCTGCGGTTCCGACCTGCACTTCCTCGGCGGATACCTGCCGGGGATGCGGGAGGGCGATGTGATCGGCCACGAGTTCATGGGCGAGATCGTCGACACCGGCCCGGAGGTGACCTCGGTGCGGGTCGGCGACCGGGTGGTCGTGCCGTCGTTCATCGGATGCGGGAAGTGCCCGTACTGCGCCGACGGCCTGCACGCGGTGTGCGACACCACCAACCCGAACGCGGCGATGCAGCAGCCCGTGCTGGGCTATCCCACCGGCGGAATCTACGGCTACACCCACCCGTTCGGCGGGTACCAGGGTTCGCACGCCGAGTACATCCGCGTGCCCTTCGGCGACGTCAACTGTTTCCCGATCCCCGACGGAGTGGGCGACGAGCAGGCCCTGTTCCTGTCCGACGCGGTCCCGACGGGCTACATGGGCGCCGACTTCTGCGACATCTCCCCGGGCGACACGGTAGCGGTCTGGGGCGCCGGCGCCGTAGGCCTCATGGCCGCGGCGAGCGCGAGGATCATAGGCGCCGAACGGGTGATCGTGATCGACCGTTTCCGCGACCGGCTCGACCGTGCCGCGAAGAGGATCGGCGCCGAAACCGTGGACTACACCGAGGTCGACAGCGTCTACGAGACGCTCCGCGAGAGCACCGGCGGACGCGGACCGGACGCGTG
This window contains:
- the cysK gene encoding cysteine synthase A → MSGIYNNVTELVGRTPIVKLNRLTEGAGATVAAKLEFYNPANSVKDRIGVAIIDAAEKSGELKPGGTIVEGTSGNTGIALAMVGAARGYKVILTMPETMSTERRVMLRAYGAEIVLTPGSEGMKGAVAKAEEIVANTENAILARQFGNPANPEIHERTTGEEVWNDTDGAVDIFVAGIGTGGTLTGVGRTLKARKPDVKIVGVEPADSPILTGGEPGPHKIQGIGANFVPEVLDREIYDEIVDVKFDDAIEVARRLGTDEGILGGISAGANVWAALEIAKRPENAGKLIVVVVPDFGERYISTPLFEHIRD
- a CDS encoding SRPBCC family protein: MVDFSRVVQNAGRVVENANRAIDDAGRSVGGFVRRAVDRPVDARRPQTVTVAAPRAQVMQFWRDPENLSRVFGDHVRVETVEANRLRWTWEGPGGTTTWDTRVDVTSEGLAFVGEDDADTPGPRVVLAVSDAPRGGTEMTLRAEVPVPDLVTGALTFTALYRARALMQTGEIPTLQGSPSARESEGDA
- a CDS encoding zinc-dependent alcohol dehydrogenase, with amino-acid sequence MRALCWMGVNELSVETVDDPGLVNPHDVIVRVRLTTTCGSDLHFLGGYLPGMREGDVIGHEFMGEIVDTGPEVTSVRVGDRVVVPSFIGCGKCPYCADGLHAVCDTTNPNAAMQQPVLGYPTGGIYGYTHPFGGYQGSHAEYIRVPFGDVNCFPIPDGVGDEQALFLSDAVPTGYMGADFCDISPGDTVAVWGAGAVGLMAAASARIIGAERVIVIDRFRDRLDRAAKRIGAETVDYTEVDSVYETLRESTGGRGPDACIDAVGMEGHGTGVMQAYDKVKQALRMESDRATSLREAILSCGKGGVVSVLGIYGVTDKFPMAVLTNKSLTLRTAQQHGQRYMPTLFEHVLESRLDPSWLMTHDLPLTEAVRGYEMFKNKEDDCLRAVFRP